In the Maridesulfovibrio ferrireducens genome, one interval contains:
- the lgt gene encoding prolipoprotein diacylglyceryl transferase produces the protein MIVLPEFDTTAFQIGPLKANWYGLMYMIGFAFAWGLGRYRASKPTNNWTPIQVDDLITWLVVGLVVGARVGYCLIYEPAYFIAHPVDIFAVWKGGMSFHGGAAGVAIVAWRFAKSTDRATLDVGDFMTPLAPLGLLCGRIGNFINGELWGRTTDVPWGMVFPSQRAGDLPRHPSQLYEGALEGLLLFLILWFWSAKPRPRGTTTGLFLIGYGMFRAFVEFFRQPDPQLGFLAFGWLTMGQLLCVPMILVGLLLFVWGIKKGPVPPAAKA, from the coding sequence ATGATTGTATTACCGGAATTTGATACCACCGCTTTTCAAATTGGACCGCTTAAAGCCAACTGGTACGGCCTTATGTATATGATAGGGTTTGCCTTTGCGTGGGGGCTTGGTCGCTATCGCGCTTCAAAGCCGACGAATAATTGGACTCCTATACAGGTTGATGACCTTATCACATGGCTTGTTGTCGGTTTGGTTGTGGGAGCACGAGTCGGTTATTGTCTCATATATGAACCTGCCTATTTTATTGCGCATCCTGTTGATATTTTCGCTGTGTGGAAAGGCGGAATGTCTTTTCACGGAGGGGCGGCAGGTGTTGCTATTGTGGCATGGAGATTTGCTAAATCCACTGACAGGGCAACTCTTGATGTCGGTGATTTTATGACCCCGCTTGCGCCGCTAGGGTTGCTTTGCGGTAGAATAGGTAACTTTATTAATGGTGAGCTGTGGGGGAGGACCACGGACGTTCCTTGGGGAATGGTTTTTCCAAGTCAGCGGGCCGGTGATCTGCCGCGTCATCCGTCTCAGCTTTATGAAGGTGCTCTCGAGGGTCTTTTGTTATTTTTAATTTTGTGGTTCTGGTCTGCAAAACCGCGTCCGAGAGGAACGACCACCGGTCTATTTTTAATTGGATATGGAATGTTCAGGGCGTTTGTAGAATTTTTCAGACAACCTGATCCGCAGTTGGGATTCCTTGCCTTCGGCTGGCTTACTATGGGACAATTGCTTTGTGTACCAATGATTCTGGTCGGGCTTCTACTTTTTGTCTGGGGAATTAAGAAGGGCCCTGTTCCTCCGGCAGCGAAGGCTTAG
- a CDS encoding FecR domain-containing protein, protein MSPAQNADLSSIGVVLAANGEVFLQSDSGMRTVQSGAPVYAGEELITGPGSTAEIRFVDDTLLSQGADSSISLDDYIYDNTDDTASELLFKMSQGTFRMVTGKIAEQNPERFKVGSPLATIGIRGTITVHEIGPDGEKHGVEEIHSGKALLIQSIDGQIRQISTPRALVDIAASGLMSTVRPMTIQEFEQFQSIAPAAVQAEQEIQEQRDQEEQDQQDDGEQQGEEGAEGAEGGEGGELEAGVGVMLGGELAGELGLGESVDAFMLGLAQDALEALAQGDLVTAQELLQKLEDIPTDDDILELIENTGTGDIPDDGEGHTHTSDDGITWVYGTSGDDTLIGTANTDYINGLGGNDTIHGAGSNDTLYGDTGNDHIFGDHGNDYILGGAGDDTIGGDSGSNTLNGGDGLDYVSYASSSTLVTVCMDSGTATHGDDIDSLTSFEGVIGSMYGDSFFGGTNAATFIGGNGNDFIESMNGTDTTSYEDAIGGVSVDLDLSSGEAIGTGTNYSGIGIDTLHGVNNVIGSGYADILIGNGNANTITAGAGNDTLTGLVGADLLIVGSGNNEIRYTSSGQGGDTVTNFISANDTFKFSSVSYSSGLFQTVADYADTGTGATGTGAYFIYDPTNDKLFYDLDVTVVGPGELIATVEGDDVVQSDIVLF, encoded by the coding sequence ATGTCACCTGCACAAAATGCTGACTTAAGTTCTATCGGTGTTGTTCTTGCCGCTAATGGTGAGGTTTTCCTTCAGTCTGATTCCGGTATGAGGACGGTTCAATCCGGTGCTCCTGTTTATGCGGGCGAGGAATTGATTACCGGACCTGGAAGTACTGCGGAAATCCGGTTTGTTGACGATACTCTTCTTTCTCAAGGGGCGGATTCTTCAATCTCCCTTGACGACTATATATATGATAACACGGATGACACAGCGTCCGAACTTCTCTTTAAAATGAGTCAAGGAACTTTCCGTATGGTGACGGGTAAGATTGCCGAGCAGAATCCAGAAAGGTTCAAGGTCGGTTCTCCTCTTGCGACTATCGGAATTCGAGGAACTATTACTGTTCATGAAATCGGCCCGGATGGCGAAAAGCACGGGGTTGAAGAAATTCACAGTGGTAAGGCTTTGTTGATTCAAAGTATCGACGGTCAGATTCGTCAGATTTCAACACCTCGTGCGTTGGTCGATATTGCTGCATCCGGTCTTATGAGTACGGTTCGTCCAATGACGATTCAGGAATTTGAACAGTTCCAGTCTATCGCTCCGGCCGCTGTTCAGGCTGAGCAGGAGATTCAGGAACAGCGTGATCAGGAAGAGCAGGATCAACAGGACGATGGCGAACAGCAAGGCGAAGAAGGAGCTGAAGGAGCCGAAGGAGGCGAAGGAGGCGAGCTTGAGGCAGGCGTCGGCGTTATGCTGGGTGGTGAATTGGCCGGTGAATTAGGTTTAGGCGAATCAGTTGATGCCTTTATGCTCGGACTTGCTCAAGATGCTCTGGAAGCCCTTGCTCAGGGAGATTTAGTCACAGCGCAGGAATTACTTCAAAAGCTGGAAGATATTCCGACCGACGATGATATTCTAGAGTTGATCGAAAATACCGGGACAGGTGATATTCCTGATGATGGGGAAGGGCATACGCATACCTCTGATGACGGGATTACTTGGGTTTACGGAACTTCCGGTGATGATACTTTGATAGGAACAGCGAATACTGACTATATTAACGGTCTAGGCGGAAACGATACAATTCATGGGGCGGGTTCAAATGATACTCTTTATGGTGATACTGGAAACGATCATATTTTCGGCGATCACGGGAATGATTATATTCTTGGTGGAGCCGGCGATGATACAATTGGCGGTGACAGCGGATCTAATACCCTGAATGGTGGCGACGGACTTGACTATGTATCATATGCCAGTTCTTCGACTCTTGTTACTGTGTGTATGGATTCCGGGACAGCAACACATGGGGATGATATTGATTCACTGACAAGTTTTGAAGGTGTAATCGGCTCAATGTATGGCGATTCTTTTTTCGGTGGAACTAATGCTGCTACATTTATCGGTGGCAATGGAAATGATTTTATAGAAAGTATGAATGGCACCGACACAACCTCTTACGAAGATGCAATCGGAGGAGTTTCTGTTGATTTAGACTTAAGTTCCGGTGAGGCTATTGGAACTGGCACTAATTATTCAGGAATCGGGATAGATACTCTTCATGGTGTAAATAACGTGATAGGCTCCGGCTATGCAGATATTCTTATTGGTAATGGAAATGCTAACACTATCACCGCAGGCGCCGGTAATGATACCCTTACTGGTTTAGTGGGGGCTGACCTGCTGATCGTAGGTTCTGGTAATAATGAGATCCGTTACACTTCTTCCGGACAGGGAGGAGATACTGTGACAAATTTCATTTCAGCTAACGATACTTTTAAGTTCAGCTCTGTCAGTTACAGTTCCGGTCTGTTCCAGACTGTTGCTGATTATGCTGATACCGGTACTGGAGCAACTGGTACTGGAGCTTATTTTATCTATGATCCGACTAATGATAAATTGTTTTATGATTTAGATGTTACCGTTGTCGGACCAGGAGAGCTTATTGCCACGGTTGAAGGTGACGATGTCGTTCAAAGTGATATTGTTTTGTTTTAA